The genomic interval ACAGACCATCTCGAAGATGTTGTTCCCGATGGCGGTGGTTTTCTCGTAGCCGGTGGTCAGCACATGCCAGTCGGCCACCAGGAAATAGCAGTCATAGCTGTTCTGCAGCTCGATCCAGTTCTCCAGCGCCCCGACCAGATGGCCCAGGTGCAGCTTGCCGGTGGGACGCATGCCGCTGAGGATCACGCCTTTCTTTTTCGCTTCCATTGCTGTCCAGTCTCCACAAATGACCTTCGTTTATTATCCGGAAACCATATTTATGCAGCCCGTCCGCTTTCCGGCGGGCGCCATTTCCGGGGGGAACACCCCTCTGCCCTTCGGCTGGCCGCTGTCTCAGAACCCCAGCGCGCCGGCCGAGACCACCACCTTGAGCAGAAGGCCCATCATCCAGTGGGCCGGGGTGAGCAGCACGTTCAGCACGTTGAAATACATGGCCGCCAGCAGAATGAGGAACCCGTAGGGCCGTATCCGGTCGAACGTCCGCGCCGCCTCGTAGGGCAGAAGGTTCTGCAGGATATGCGAACCGTCCAGCGGCGGGATCGGGATCAGGTTGAACATGGCCAGCACGAGGTTGATCCACATGCCGTAGCGCAGGACCATAACCAGGTTGGTCTGCCAGCTCGACAGGCCCGCCCCCGAGGGGGTGAGCCAGAGGAACAGGACAAACAGCAGCGTGAACAGCAAGGCTAACAGCACGTTGGACACCGGCCCGGCCAACGAGACGATTATGTCGTCCCGCCGCGGGTGGCGGTAGTTGTAGGGGTTGACCGGCACCGGCTTGGCCCAGGCGAAAAACATATTGGTCCCGCTCAGGGCCAGCACTACCGGCACCAGGATCGAGCCGACCGGGTCGATGTGCGGGACCGGGTTGAGCGTGATCCGGCCCAGCATGCGGGCCGTGGGGTCGCCGCAATACTCGGCGCTCAGGCCGTGGGCCACCTCGTGCACCACCACCGAGAACAGCAGTATCGGAATGACTATCAGATAGGTTTCCATCCACCCTTCTTTTCACCGGTCATCGCCACAGGCAGGCCTGTCCGCCGGGGATTGGATCGAACCGGGCGCTCCGTGCGCCCACTGTCCCGCCTAAACGGAGTCAACATAAGCGCG from bacterium carries:
- a CDS encoding site-2 protease family protein, which translates into the protein METYLIVIPILLFSVVVHEVAHGLSAEYCGDPTARMLGRITLNPVPHIDPVGSILVPVVLALSGTNMFFAWAKPVPVNPYNYRHPRRDDIIVSLAGPVSNVLLALLFTLLFVLFLWLTPSGAGLSSWQTNLVMVLRYGMWINLVLAMFNLIPIPPLDGSHILQNLLPYEAARTFDRIRPYGFLILLAAMYFNVLNVLLTPAHWMMGLLLKVVVSAGALGF